The following are encoded in a window of Thunnus albacares chromosome 9, fThuAlb1.1, whole genome shotgun sequence genomic DNA:
- the c9h1orf210 gene encoding type III endosome membrane protein TEMP, with protein sequence MALSLDVTLYNSTTTAQNDTLTNQTEKPNSHNWEFLVAVLVTAISVSIIVALLAKCQVVRRYLASYRHTRLTETDTISQCDPSGLEVQFAMREGRGMSPHCLPPVSEEDDDGFIEDNYIPASERARAERAAENMEDTEEEMDEIEFTIG encoded by the exons ATGGCACTATCATTAGATGTTACACTCTACAACTCTACTACAACAGCACAAAATG ACACTTTGACAAACCAGACAGAAAAACCGAACTCTCACAACTGGGAGTTCCTGGTGGCCGTCCTGGTCACAGCCATCTCTGTCTCCATTATTGTTGCCCTTCTGGCTAAATGCCAGGTGGTTCGACGCTACCTGGCCAGCTACAGGCACACGCGGCTGACTGAGACAGACACTATTAGCCAGTGTGACCCGTCAG GCCTGGAGGTGCAATTTGCCATGCGAGAGGGACGTGGAATGAGCCCTCACTGTCTCCCTCCTGTGAGCGAGGAAGATGATGACGGCTTCATTGAGGACAACTACATCCCAGCCAGTGAGAGGGCGAGGGCTGAGAGAGCAGCGGAGAACATGGaggacacagaggaggagatggatgagATTGAATTTACCATCGGTTAG